From a region of the Impatiens glandulifera chromosome 4, dImpGla2.1, whole genome shotgun sequence genome:
- the LOC124935589 gene encoding glycosyltransferase BC10-like — MKNEHPISVTKLIIYTIMPLQRPITGFFLFFAGIAIGITLRSHLKDFSFTYSLDPQLSLPNPLPLTSLWSPTQETTTDSGNMGTVKINNFMGQDHKEDDDQDLINRVLKMDPPVIRGSTPAGKVAFLFLTKGSLPMAPLWEKFFEKHKGNFSVYVHTNPLYNWTLPKDSVFYGSIIPSKLVEWGKFNMIEAEKRLLANALLEPTNQRFVLLSESCIPLFNFQTIYSYLMGSAQNFVEAFNQPGPSGIGRYKRSFKPLVFPAQWLKGSQWFTINRDLATTIVSDSEYFPRFRNICGSATCHADEHYLPTFVNLRFAHKNSNRSLTWVDWSGGGMHPRSFFRTHVTVEFLKGLRNVRSCEYDEEKRAVCFLFARKFLPNSLVRLMKFAPKMMRF, encoded by the exons atgAAGAACGAACACCCAATATCAGTCACCAAGCTCATAATCTACACCATAATGCCTCTCCAACGTCCGATCACCGGATTTTTCCTCTTCTTCGCCGGAATAGCTATCGGAATAACTCTCCGGTCCCATCTCAAAGACTTCTCCTTTACTTACTCTCTTGACCCTCAACTCTCTCTCCCAAATCCTCTCCCTCTCACCTCTCTCTGGTCACCGACACAGGAAACCACCACAGATTCTGGCAACATGGGAACTGtcaaaatcaataatttcaTGGGTCAGGATCACAAAGAAGACGACGACCAAGATTTGATTAACAGGGTATTGAAAATGGATCCGCCGGTGATCCGGGGAAGTACGCCGGCCGGCAAGGTGGCTTTCTTGTTCTTGACAAAGGGATCTCTGCCGATGGCGCCACTTTGGGAGAAATTCTTTGAGAAACATAAAGGAAATTTCAGTGTTTATGTTCATACTAATCCTCTTTATAATTGGACTCTACCAAAAGACTCTGTTTTTTATGGCTCAATAATTCCAAGCAAG ttGGTGGAATGGGGAAAATTCAACATGATTGAAGCTGAGAAACGGCTTCTAGCAAATGCCTTGCTTGAACCAACAAATCAAAGATTTGTTCTCTTATCAGAATCCTGTATTCCTCTCTTCAATTTCCAAACCATTTACTCTTACTTAATGGGCTCGGCCCAAAACTTTGTGGAAGCCTTCAATCAGCCCGGCCCATCAGGCATTGGTCGATACAAAAGGTCCTTTAAGCCTTTAGTGTTTCCGGCCCAATGGCTCAAGGGCTCGCAATGGTTCACGATAAACCGAGATCTCGCCACAACCATCGTTTCGGATAGTGAATACTTCCCGAGATTCAGGAATATTTGTGGCTCCGCCACGTGTCATGCGGACGAACATTATTTGCCCACTTTTGTGAATTTAAGGTTTGCACATAAAAATTCGAATCGGAGCTTGACTTGGGTTGATTGGTCGGGAGGTGGAATGCATCCTAGGTCGTTTTTTAGGACGCATGTAACCGTTGAGTTCTTGAAGGGGTTGAGGAATGTGAGAAGTTGCGAGTATGACGAGGAGAAGAGAGCAGTTTGTTTTTTGTTCGCGCGGAAATTCTTGCCCAATAGTTTGGTTAGATTGATGAAATTTGCTCCTAAGATGAtgagattttga